The nucleotide sequence TATCATCGCTATAATCTTCCAACGCAATCGTTTCACTTGCATAACGATACTCCTCTTGCTTCCGAATAAAAATAGAAAGATGTTTTGCCGAAAGATGATGAGAACGCAAACGCATCGCAACTTCTTGTAAATGCAACATCAATTCTGCTAACAGAAAGTCGAAATCTTTCGTGATTTGTCGAAATGTTCTGCTGCGTGAAATTGATTTCGGTTTGTTCTTCTGTGTTTCAAGAGAAATTGCTTGTCCGCCGCGTAACTCCAGTTGCAAACGAACGCCATTGATTCCCAGTATTTTTTTTATGTGAGAAGTTTGTTCTGCAATAAATTCATGAAGCGTTGTAATTCCATTGCCAAGTAAACGTTGCGTATTGTGATAACCGATTCCCGCAACGTCATCGAGTTTGCATTGAGAAAGAAAATCATTTCTGTTTTCTTCTGTTACGACAGTAATTCCTTTTGGCTTATGGAAATCTGATGCAAGTTTCGCTAATGTTTTATTGAACGAAACGCCAATCGAAACAGGAAGATGTAGTTCATTCCAAATTTTCTTTTGAATGTTTCGAGCGATTTCTTCATACGAACACTTAAAATATTCTTGCACCGAAGTCAAATCAAAAAATGCTTCATCAATAGAATACTCTTCAACATCGGGAGTGAATGTTCGAAGCATTTCCATCATTTGCAGAGAATGTTTTACGTAGCGAGGAAAATTTGCCGACTCGAATGTAATTCCCGGACAAAGTGTTTCTGCTTCCCACGTTGGCGTTCCGACTTTCACTTTAAACTTTCGCGCTTCGTACGATGAAGACAAAACAATTCCGCCAACGTGAGAAACTACAGCAAACGGTTTCCCGAGTTTTTCCGGTGCATAAATTGTTTCTACTGATGCATAAAAACAATCAGCATCGAGATGACAAATTCCGTGTGTAAGATTTTCCATAGTGTTTTTCTCACGCGAAGTCGCAAAGTCGCTAACATTTTTTCTCTGTTTTTTTTGTTAGACAAATTCGGTAGAGAAAAATAAGCGAATTTATTTTGAAGATAAAAAAAAGCGATTTCATTTTATTGAAATCGCTTTTATTCAAGTGAATTAAAAACTTGTTGTATTGTTATTCAATCAGCGTAACATCAGCGTGAAAAAATATTTAAAATAAAAAAGGGACGCAACCTGAATTACGTCCAAAGTTGAGGTACTGACATACCCATAAGCAAAGACATAAGTGGCCACGTCCATCTCTGGACGAGTCACGCTTGTTCTTCTGTTCTTGAAAAGTGCTAGTTTTCTAATGTGAACGCAGCGAAAAACTACGTTGTAAATTATTTAGTTAGTTGGTTTGTTCGTTTGTTT is from Ignavibacteria bacterium and encodes:
- a CDS encoding DNA polymerase IV, whose product is MENLTHGICHLDADCFYASVETIYAPEKLGKPFAVVSHVGGIVLSSSYEARKFKVKVGTPTWEAETLCPGITFESANFPRYVKHSLQMMEMLRTFTPDVEEYSIDEAFFDLTSVQEYFKCSYEEIARNIQKKIWNELHLPVSIGVSFNKTLAKLASDFHKPKGITVVTEENRNDFLSQCKLDDVAGIGYHNTQRLLGNGITTLHEFIAEQTSHIKKILGINGVRLQLELRGGQAISLETQKNKPKSISRSRTFRQITKDFDFLLAELMLHLQEVAMRLRSHHLSAKHLSIFIRKQEEYRYASETIALEDYSDDTMMFAIHIEPLLKKIFKPKTTYRASGVVLSDFVETLSVTKNLFSSKQELKGQHLGEAIDTINKKFGKRSLVVGSSVLLHQQEEERVEQKEAEISYRGRFISL